Proteins encoded in a region of the Verrucomicrobiales bacterium genome:
- the cadA gene encoding cadmium-translocating P-type ATPase — protein MSENSNSCGNGSKDNLDENNASDPATNGKAGTTLRVAGMDCPDEIAAIERALKPLAGVGEIKVNLMASTATIAHDQRVTSEQLIKAIGTAGFKATPAAEEEEGADEHGGEFNKIRVGLVSLSGVFTGISLLLQWLNLLAPYGKAATAVVAILAGGWFIFPKALRALRHVSLDMNVLMSVAVIGAACIGEWTEAAAVVFLFALSELLEGFSVGRARRAIQSLLELAPDTALVKRGDQIQEVRIEEIALEETLIIKSGSRVPLDGVVTSGESAINQAPITGESMPVEKKSGDTVFAGTINGEGSLEVKVTKVSTDTTLAKIIKLVGEAQGQKAPSQRFVDRFAKIYTPAVFGVAILVLLSGPLLFHGAWLEWTYRALVLLVIACPCALVISTPVSIVSGLTAMARRGVLIKGGVFLEEIGKLKALAVDKTGTITEGKPRVQQVIPWNRKSEGEILRIAAAIDRHSEHPLAQAVVKYAEEKKIRFPRSENYQSKTGRGAEAQIDGHLYLVGDHRFAHESAVCSDELETKLSELEAQAMSVIIVGHKPHEGCTGEVLGILAVADTVRPNAAETIKALHAAGVEKVVMLSGDNQRAVDAIAKQVRIDEAIGDLLPDQKIERVRELLSQHKHVGMIGDGVNDAPAMAAASIGIAMGGAGTDTAIEAADIALMQDDLSKLAEAIQLGHRTVRIIQANIAFALGVKAVFLVLALSGHTSLWLAILADTGATLLVIANALRLLKSK, from the coding sequence ATGAGTGAAAACTCCAACAGTTGCGGGAACGGATCGAAGGACAATCTCGACGAGAACAATGCTTCCGATCCCGCGACGAATGGAAAAGCGGGCACGACCCTGCGTGTTGCCGGGATGGACTGCCCGGATGAAATCGCGGCGATTGAGCGTGCGCTGAAACCGCTTGCTGGCGTGGGCGAAATCAAGGTGAACCTAATGGCGAGCACGGCGACGATTGCTCACGACCAGCGCGTCACGTCCGAACAGTTGATCAAAGCGATTGGCACGGCGGGGTTCAAGGCGACTCCGGCGGCGGAAGAAGAAGAGGGGGCGGATGAACATGGCGGCGAGTTTAACAAAATCCGCGTGGGGCTGGTGAGCCTCTCCGGCGTCTTCACTGGAATCTCCCTTCTCTTGCAGTGGCTGAATCTTCTCGCGCCTTACGGCAAGGCCGCCACGGCTGTCGTCGCCATTCTCGCCGGAGGCTGGTTCATTTTTCCGAAAGCCCTTCGCGCTTTGCGCCACGTCTCGCTCGACATGAACGTGCTGATGAGCGTCGCGGTAATCGGCGCGGCGTGCATCGGTGAATGGACGGAAGCGGCGGCCGTGGTGTTTCTGTTCGCGTTGTCGGAACTGCTGGAGGGATTCAGCGTCGGTCGGGCCCGTCGGGCCATTCAATCGCTACTCGAACTCGCGCCGGACACCGCGCTGGTGAAACGCGGCGACCAGATTCAGGAAGTGCGCATTGAGGAAATCGCGCTGGAGGAAACCCTCATCATCAAATCGGGATCGCGTGTGCCGCTGGATGGCGTTGTGACTTCCGGCGAATCCGCCATCAACCAAGCGCCCATCACCGGCGAATCCATGCCGGTGGAGAAGAAATCCGGCGACACGGTGTTCGCGGGAACAATCAACGGCGAAGGTTCGCTCGAAGTGAAAGTCACCAAAGTTTCGACCGACACCACGCTCGCCAAAATCATCAAGCTGGTCGGTGAGGCGCAAGGTCAGAAAGCTCCGTCGCAGCGGTTTGTTGACCGATTCGCGAAGATTTACACGCCGGCTGTTTTCGGGGTTGCCATTCTTGTTCTGCTGTCAGGCCCGTTGCTTTTTCACGGCGCATGGCTGGAATGGACGTATCGCGCCTTGGTTCTCCTCGTCATCGCTTGTCCGTGCGCGCTGGTTATTTCCACGCCGGTCTCAATCGTCTCCGGCCTGACCGCGATGGCGCGGCGCGGCGTGCTCATCAAGGGCGGCGTGTTCCTGGAAGAAATTGGGAAGCTGAAAGCGCTAGCCGTGGACAAGACCGGCACGATCACTGAAGGCAAACCGCGTGTTCAACAGGTGATTCCGTGGAACAGGAAATCCGAGGGCGAAATCCTGCGTATCGCCGCCGCGATTGACAGGCACTCGGAACATCCGCTGGCGCAGGCTGTCGTAAAGTATGCGGAGGAAAAGAAAATCCGATTCCCGCGCAGCGAAAACTATCAGTCCAAAACCGGACGGGGAGCGGAGGCGCAGATTGACGGACATCTATATCTCGTCGGTGACCACCGCTTCGCGCACGAATCCGCCGTCTGCTCGGATGAACTGGAAACGAAGCTGAGTGAACTGGAAGCCCAAGCGATGTCCGTCATCATCGTCGGCCACAAACCGCACGAAGGTTGCACCGGTGAAGTGCTGGGCATTCTAGCGGTCGCCGACACGGTTCGCCCCAATGCCGCTGAAACCATCAAGGCTCTTCATGCCGCCGGGGTCGAAAAGGTCGTCATGTTGAGCGGCGACAATCAGCGAGCGGTGGACGCGATTGCCAAACAGGTCCGCATTGATGAAGCCATTGGTGATTTGTTGCCCGACCAGAAAATTGAGCGCGTCCGCGAATTGCTCTCGCAACACAAACACGTCGGCATGATCGGCGACGGCGTGAACGACGCTCCCGCGATGGCTGCAGCCAGCATTGGCATTGCAATGGGCGGCGCGGGAACGGACACGGCGATTGAAGCGGCGGACATCGCGCTCATGCAGGACGACTTGAGCAAGTTGGCCGAGGCAATTCAGCTTGGCCACCGCACCGTTCGCATCATTCAGGCGAACATCGCCTTCGCACTCGGCGTGAAGGCCGTATTCCTCGTGCTCGCGTTGTCCGGCCACACCAGCCTCTGGCTGGCGATTCTCGCGGACACCGGGGCAACGCTTCTCGTCATCGCAAACGCCCTCCGTTTGTTGAAGTCGAAGTGA